From Mytilus edulis chromosome 8, xbMytEdul2.2, whole genome shotgun sequence, one genomic window encodes:
- the LOC139484706 gene encoding uncharacterized protein, with protein sequence MAGNTMAATRMATTFPCNNCAGQGKNKIAVGWCDKCMKFLCTPCKKRHQKLKFSSNHSFMPVEDYHIFSLRKERPIMFCRTHPSKVISMYCRFHNHTICDLCKKDITHFNCKTLDINSDGTGARNSFAINDLNQRLRESSLTFGKILKNRNKNLKALDRQKETIVNQVQSFRENMRKAIEILIKKLLEDVDIDMTDYKTRLQTQIDDLKEKRKAIASHLEMIEELQLVGSNAETVNFIQDCAHIQTRHERYLLSLPESVKDLKLDLSIKESFQKLLNAEKLGGIRLTETEVEIDVPKNTDRTQIPYSAHQLGFDPHLCSPVHVDMDILTVRENEYNNYKNRTLSPITPKQTVKNRQENTVSFERKALVPTFYLSSDFVVPTEEKNDVMITGVLILDDGNLLLADGKNKRLLNCTEEGSVLDVYPLKDEPFDFTLVDSNRVFVTLPFKKYFQVVYTKEKEKRKIVELTYGCFGITKMNKLLVVACKTEGLLVIDHRGQILNTIITPVSYRNYVHSAGNKIYFTNDDDSSFICFDSSGDIIYKFKYNGSIFKGITSLPEGKVLVINYGSSPHVLEISTDGSKFLIDEPAFECLSLPYAINYNKTLRKLIISSECGKRIFVYRQ encoded by the exons ATGGCAGGCAACACCATGGCAG CGACGAGGATGGCTACGACTTTCCCCTGTAATAACTGTGCCGGACAGGGAAAGAACAAAATAGCCGTAGGATGGTGTGACAAGTGTATGAAGTTCCTGTGTACTCCTTGTAAAAAGCGGCATCAGAAATTAAAATTTTCCTCAAATCATAGCTTCATGCCAGTTGAAGATTACCACATCTTTTCTCTCAGAAAGGAGCGCCCAATAATGTTTTGCCGAACACACCCTTCCAAAGTTATATCGATGTATTGTCGGTTTCACAATCATACTATCTGTGATCTATGCAAGAAAGACATAACTCATTTCAACTGTAAGACACTCGACATAAACTCAGACGGAACAGGTGCCCGGAACTCGTTTGCTATAAATGATCTCAATCAGAGGCTGAGAGAGTCCAGTCTTACATTCggtaaaattcttaaaaatagaaataagaatTTGAAGGCACTAGATAGACAGAAAGAAACAATTGTTAATCAAGTACAGTCATTTCGTGAAAATATGAGGAAAGCAATAGAAATATTGATCAAGAAGCTCTTGGAAGATGTTGATATCGACATGACCGACTACAAGACAAGACTTCAAACTCAAATTGATGACCTGAAAGAAAAGAGAAAAGCAATCGCTTCACATCTTGAAATGATTGAGGAATTACAGCTGGTCGGTTCGAATGCAGAAACAGTAAACTTCATTCAAGACTGTGCCCATATACAGACCCGGCACGAGAGATATCTGCTCAGCCTACCAGAAAGTGTTAAGGACTTGAAACTTGACTTGTCTATTAAAGAAAGCTTCCAGAAACTCCTCAATGCCGAAAAGCTTGGTGGAATTAGATTGACAGAAACGGAAGTTGAAATAGATGTCCCAAAGAATACGGATCGGACTCAAATTCCGTATTCGGCTCATCAGTTAGGCTTTGACCCGCATTTATGTAGTCCTGTTCATGTTGATATGGATATCTTAACCGTGAGAGAAAACGAGTATAATAACTATAAAAACCGAACCTTGTCACCGATAACACCAAAACAGACGGTCAAGAATCGCCAGGAAAACACCGTCAGTTTCGAGCGGAAAGCTTTAGTTCCCACGTTTTACCTGTCTTCAGATTTCGTTGTACCAACTGAAGAAAAGAATGACGTCATGATAACAGGCGTACTCATTCTTGATGATGGGAACCTCCTACTGGCAGATGGCAAGAATAAACGTCTATTGAATTGTACAGAAGAAGGATCCGTCTTGGACGTGTATCCCCTTAAAGATGAACCGTTTGACTTTACTTTGGTGGATTCTAATAGGGTTTTTGTCACACtgccttttaaaaaatattttcaagtagtttatacaaaagaaaaagaaaagcgAAAAATTGTAGAACTAACTTATGGGTGCTTTGGAATAACTAAAATGAACAAGCTTTTAGTAGTGGCGTGTAAAACGGAAGGGTTATTAGTAATAGATCATCGTGGTCAAATATTGAATACAATTATTACACCAGTTAGTTACCGTAACTATGTTCATTCAGCTGGGAATAAAATCTATTTTACCAATGACGATGACAGTTCCTTCATTTGCTTCGATAGTTCTGGGGATATCATTTACAAGTTTAAGTATAACGGATCTATTTTTAAAGGGATCACGTCTTTACCAGAGGGGAAAGTTCTCGTGATCAATTACGGGTCATCGCCGCATGTTTTAGAAATTTCGACCGATGGAAGCAAGTTTTTGATCGATGAACCAGCTTTTGAATGTTTATCTCTACCGTATGCGATCAATTACAATAAAACATTAAGGAAACTGATTATATCTAGTGAATGTGGGAAAAGGATATTTGTTTATAGACAGTAA